A genomic stretch from Aerococcaceae bacterium zg-1292 includes:
- a CDS encoding ABC-F family ATP-binding cassette domain-containing protein yields MPQNYEDELDLSLSATEFVLSEDNRPDRTRLMTILGSLNLLPHEMNAAIKQLSGGQKAKILLASFDYKNNNILVLDEPTRNISPTSNIEITKVLKAYQDSILTISHDWQFLHEVCDVIYELDNDALKEVSLEAYE; encoded by the coding sequence ATGCCGCAAAATTATGAAGACGAATTAGATTTATCGCTTAGTGCTACTGAATTTGTTTTATCTGAGGACAATCGTCCGGATAGAACACGTTTAATGACCATCTTAGGCAGTTTGAATTTATTACCGCATGAAATGAATGCGGCAATAAAGCAGCTATCAGGGGGACAGAAAGCTAAAATCTTATTAGCAAGTTTTGATTATAAAAACAATAATATTCTAGTACTGGATGAACCGACTCGAAATATTTCCCCGACATCGAATATTGAAATAACCAAAGTACTAAAAGCATATCAGGACTCTATTTTGACAATTTCACACGATTGGCAATTTTTACATGAGGTATGCGACGTCATCTACGAGTTAGACAATGATGCGTTAAAAGAAGTATCTCTTGAAGCGTATGAATAA